The following proteins come from a genomic window of Theileria equi strain WA chromosome 2 map unlocalized gcontig_1105316255037, whole genome shotgun sequence:
- a CDS encoding protein tyrosine phosphatase, putative (encoded by transcript BEWA_043270A), whose translation MSTIGNAGSHSCVLNKPTKIEYQKLRILILDAPNNSNVKLYLNEMLDFGVTSLVRTCEASYNESVILENNILIKDLVFNDGDPPPSNVVSEWLSLIKDVINSDGAVAVHCVAGLGRAPVLACIALVEYGMQPLDAISYVRERRKGAINRRQLEFLKTYKRRRSNGCIQFCRMM comes from the coding sequence atgtCAACCATTGGAAACGCTGGGTCCCATAGTTGTGTtttaaacaaaccaacTAAGATTGAATACCAGAAACTCAGGATCCTTATTTTGGACGCACCAAATAATTCAAATGTTAAGTTGTATCTGAACGAAATGTTGGATTTTGGTGTAACAAGCTTGGTACGTACTTGCGAAGCCAGCTATAACGAATCCGTCATACTAGAAAATAACATTCTAATCAAGGATTTGGTCTTCAATGATGGAGATCCGCCACCTTCTAACGTTGTTTCTGAGTGGCTTTCTCTCATAAAAGATGTTATTAATAGTGATGGTGCAGTTGCCGTTCATTGTGTAGCTGGATTAGGTAGAGCACCCGTACTTGCTTGTATTGCACTTGTGGAATACGGTATGCAACCTTTGGATGCCATAAGCTATGTAAGGGAAAGGAGAAAAGGTGCTATCAATCGTAGGCAACTTGAGTTTCTAAAGACATACAAGAGACGTAGATCTAACGGGTGTATTCAATTTTGCCGTATGATGTGA